In Aphelocoma coerulescens isolate FSJ_1873_10779 chromosome W unlocalized genomic scaffold, UR_Acoe_1.0 ChrW_unloc_scaf_3, whole genome shotgun sequence, the sequence CTAGATTCAGCAATGCCTATAGCTTATGACTACAGTAGTTTTATTTGTACATATTTCCTGTCCCAGATATGTCCTTAGCACTGAGGGTCATTTAATTCATGGATGCAGTTAGTCTTCCTTTGCAGCATCTTCATTTTCTACACATTTTATGTTGGTACAGTTAGTAAGGATTCCTtcttgccagcagctgcagtcaTTTAGACAATAGACCCCCGGTGCTGTAGACGTTTTCTCGTCAGTTGTTCATCAGCTGAGCAGTTCATGTGTGTGCTCCACAATCTGCTTCAAGCTCTGTAAGCTTCGACACTAATGAGCAACTGGTTACAGTGACATTTTGAATAGCTCCTGCATTTTAAACTGGATTTTAATGTTTATTAAGAAATTGCAGATGATTTTGTCCCTCTTTATCAGATTTACAGATGTAGCCTTACATAGAGCAGATACTGGGCTACCTGCAAAAAGtagtttaatttctatttttttatagttgcagaaaataaaaagtgatcTTGAAATGGTGCTGTCAACAGTTCAGTTAAAGAATAAAAAGCTGCAAGAAGATCTGGAAAGGTAATACAATAATTTGGATTTAGGAATGCTGtaagctttttttaattttttttttgactgcccagggaaaCTATTTATCTTTTGTGCCATTTCCTACTTTTCATGTTTCAAAGAGAACAGCAGTGGTGTGAGGAACAGGAACAGATACTAGATACTTATAGTAAAGCTgaagaagagataaaaaccCAAGTTGAACAACCTTCCACAGAAAGGTATTTCTACATTTTCGAGTTATAAATTGAAGAATTTAAATATCGAGAAGAGCAAATGAGCAACAAAACTCTTAAAATgtattccttgttttgtttaataGATCAAATAATTGCTCAGTAATCTATATTTGAAACATGGAAGTAATGCTGCTGTATCCTGTGATCAAAAATGTTGAATTTATAATAATAGAGAAtaagtggggatttttttacttATAAAGGACTTTTTAATTACTTCATTTGATCCCATGTTCTATTGCTATGTTTTTACTATTAGTTTGAAAATGAGAGGATTTgatgaactgaaaaataaaataattaaattaaagaCCTATAAGAAAGAACTTTTGAGTGCTTTGGGTGAATTCCTGGATGAACATTTTCCCCCTccagagaaaggtgaaaatacTAAAAACAAGGTAAGGCTTTTCTTTACCTATTAAATTTGAAATGttcaatttatatttatttagatGCAATATCTGTTTAAAGTCACTACCATTGAATCTGCAGttgtattttgaaataagcaTAGTTCTTACAGTTGATCCTCTAggtttcatttctattttttagGTTGTTTTATATTGTTTAAGGCTGTTTCCAGCtggatattttcttttcttaatgcaTATATCCTTTACCCAATGAGATGCATAGCAATGTATTGTATTTCTTACTGAACTGCAAGCTATGCCAATTTTGGAAATGGTGTGGGGTTCAGTCCAAATtgactcattttcttttttacttgacTGGGCAAGTAGATTCCTATTTTCCTTGGCAAAGCAAATTTTAATTGTCTAAAAATGTTTTTGGAACAATAAGGAAAAGTGTTTATAGCATAGTTTGGAATGTTAACCATCAGATTTTGTTCAGGAAAACTGGGTCAAAAATTATCTTAAAACTTCAGGGAAAATAGGCAGCCAGGGAGTATTTTGCATAATAAATTCAAAGTgtgcagtaaaaataaaactattacCATTACTATTTGATAGATACAAAAAAGCTATGAAAAAAGGCAGAGCTTGATTTTGATTTCAGGCACACTTAACATTACAGAAGTAGAAACGATTTCTTTAATCCAGTTCCCTGTTATTTCAGATAACTACATAATATAATTTCTTTATCGTTGAGCTTCATTTtagaacaaataattttttctacTACTGTTTctactgtgtttttttcttctagtaCTTCAGTACTATGGTTAGAAACTGTCTCATAGCTTCCAGTCTAAATTTATCCATGTCTAACACAGATCCACTGGTATTCTTACACCAGAATTTTCCTTAGAATAGCTCTGTTTCTTTCTTGCGTTTATTGCCCCTGATATATTTATAGGCAGCAAGCTCATACCctctctttctttgttttgctaATTGAACTAGCAATGCCTTTATGTTCTCCTGTAAGATAGTATTTTTCAATTCCCTAACGTATCGTAGTAATACCCATTTTCTATGTGTTTTCACTTGGATTCATCTTTTTTGCAACCTGCTAAGAAACAATATTATAAACAAAACTACTAGCTCATACCCATCACCAAAGCAACTAATTACACTCTTGTCTTTTTCTGTCTGTAATTTGCAGCTAATGAATcctgagctttaaaaaaaaaaaaatcttggtttTGCACATAAAAATATCGAATGGAGATGTCAAGACATGATGTCCATTTTCAAAGTATTTAAACATCTTATTTTGTTGAATCTTAGTTTTTTCTGCATACCCATGCGTTTGTTTCCTGCTGTTAGCAAATATGACATTTTGCTCTCAGTCTCTCCAGTTTAGAAACAAGGATCTCATGTGGgacagtgtcaaatgctttgcacaagTCCAAGTAGACGATATCAGTTTCCCTTTTCCACAAACACTGTAACTCTGTTGGAGAAGGCCACTAAATTTGTTGGGTGCAATTGGTCTTTAATGAAGCCATGTTGGCTGTCACCAATCacttaaacaaaaaaatgacTGATTTATTTCAACACAAGGTTTTATCTTCCCTTAGtctaaattttatttatgcatTTCCTGAACTCTTAAACACAGTTTGTTTTCTGacaagtttttttctttcttttcatgctTTGTGAATTCATAGCTTTTCTATATCTTTTGACTCACTTGGATCACTTGGCTTAACTACAGATCCCCCCCTAATCTGCATCTAAGTGAATAATTGAGAAGGCAGGACAGCCAGCCATTTTTGCCTACATTGTTTTACTGAGTGTCAGAAATACACATTGTAATCACTGGCAATTAAATTTGCTGCTATGTTGATTCAGGAGAACCCCTTATTCACTTCTTTTATCAGCAGTGAGACTGGTTCAACAGTCTGACAGCACCGAACTCTGCACATCAATAATTTTGCTTCACTTTGTGGAGGCATCTTGTGTTCACAGTGGTTCTGTGTGAGGGCAAATGTGCAGGGTTGATGTCTGTAGGACATGGCTGCAGCATAGTCTGAACTGCTCCAAGCCTCACTGGTGTGGTTCCGCCCTCCTTTCACCTGGCACATGCATGTCAGATTGGGAGTGGGAGTGAAGACTGGGTCACAGCAGCTCAGGTTGGCTTCCATTGCCATGGCCCAACACCTTTAGTATAGGTAGTGACTGTAGTGACAATTATCTTGCATTTTAAATCTAGGAttaaaaaatactctttttttcaaGATAATAATATGAAGAATCAGAGGTTGAGGAATATTGTTTATGCAAATTGTCTGATTGGAAGGGTGAAGAAGATGTCTTCCAGGCTAaataatgaaatgctgagcatcctGCTTAAAGTGACTTAATAAGCATTAATTGATCAGAGGTACTTATGGTATTAGTAGTAATTTTGACCAGGGAAACACATCAGTAGAGGCTGTGAAGTACCTTCATGTTTGCTCTAAGGAACTTTTTGCAGATAGTGTAGATTCTATTTCCTCAGCCGAGTATGAAGATAAAGGCACATAGATAGATGTTATTGGGCCGTAGCTCCAGGATTTGCAGAGTTTCCGTGGAGCAGGCTCTCCATAGAAGCTGAAACTTCTGACTCTCTGCAGGTGAGAATATTACAAACTGACTGGAAAAAAGGATTCAGGACTTTCCTTTTACATATTCTTCTTTTTTGCTTGTATTCTTCTTCTGTTCCAGAAGTGGAGTTTGTATAAGGTGCTGCACACCTGTTAATATCTTAGGACCTAAATTGACATATCCAACAGCAATGCTGAGAAAGCCAGTGGTATATTATCTCGTTTATTTTGTTGAAATTGAAGTGcatgggaaaaaagaataaaaccaaaaaattaaagaatcaGGTTTACCGTGCAACAGTACAAGCAGATCCAGATTGCTGCCAAAGGAATCTCTATCACTTTATAGACAAATGGCTTGATTTGCTTGctacaaaggaaaacaagtaaTTTTCTAGTGATATTTTatcattgccttttttttccacccaaagTCTTTAACTGTTCTATTTCTTAACCTTGATAATTTTTTTAGCTGAATGCAAAGCAAATAAGTATTCATTGTCAAGtcatgaaaaaatattaaagcacTATGAAATGAAGTCTTGAGTTGTGTCAAATTTGTATtctaaacatttatttaaagcttatgtaaaatattttttccccaacaaATCTTGTTCACAGAACCTTCTGTACTACATTATAAATGTGATCTACttggttttatttaaattaaaacagataGAAACATTATGATCACTTTAGATTAATCTCAATAATTCAAAAAATGTTACATTTGAAGCATAGGATTTTGAACTCGTAGATTTAAGTGCTACCTTGTATTTCTGTCAGGACTAAATCTAAGTAAAAGTTTTCATCTATTGAGTACTATGCAATCAAATAATTGTGTGATTATTTTACTTCATCAATTAACATTTTTCCtgactggtttggggttttgttaatTTGACTGGGAGGGGTTGGTTATCTTTCCAGAACTCTTCTACAGAGCCAGCTGTGGAACTGATAACAATACACGAAATTTTAGAGGTAAGATGTTTTTACTATGTAGAGATTTGAGGAATTTTTAAATACTCAGAtgtaataatgatgatgatgatagtaataataataatagagtgtttattttaaagataaattaaCAGTATAGGGCATTAATATAGTTAATCTAGGATGATTACGAATGTTGTGTCTTCAAGAAGACTGCAGGGAGACACCTCATTGCAGCCTTCTAGTACTGAAAGGGGGCCTATAAAAAGAGCAACTTTTTACATGGGGGAATAGTTTTAAATTAAGAGAGATTTAGATAAGCTGttgagaagaaattctttgctgtgagggtgctgaggcacagaaacaggttgcccagagaagctgtggatgccccatccctggcagtgttcaaagccaggttggacggggctttgagcaacctttgagcaacctgacctagtggaaggtgtccctgcacatggcagggggttggaaccagatgatctttaaggtacgttccaacccaaaccattctatgaatcTAAATCAAGTTTCCTATTTTAATTCCTATCAAATTAAACCCCCAATTTTTACAGGAGGTGTGGCAATAATGTTCAGTTTAGGCTGGAGAATGGTTGTCTCTTATTTCTTGATTTTATAATGTTTAGTTCAAAGAAGTTTTATGCGCCTTAGTGGCTCATGTTAGGAGAGACAAATACTatgtttaacaaaaaaaattggcCCGTTTCATGCTCTATTTTGTACtgtttcaagaaaaatatttctgaaatataCATTAACAGTTACAGAAGGACCAATTAATGTGTAGCCTCAGAAAGACCAATAGTCTTGTGTATTTACTGGATTATTAACTCATATGAAGAAATCAATTAATCCAATTCATGCATTCCTAATTGATTTTATAGGTATACAAGCATTGCTTCgtatgaatttttattttacagtgcAATTTATAAATTTGAATTGCAAAGCATAATTTTCCTTCTTGTCTTAAATGTAGCGTTTGAAGTGAAttctcctgttcctcctccttAGACAGTTCTAAACATCTATATGTAAGATGGCCctggggaaaaaattcttttattgAGGCAAAACTTGACGGATAAAAACTTTCTGGTACTAAGATGCTCTTATCTGATCACTATCATATTGTTGTACTTTAATTTAAAGCCCAGGCTTTGAGTTTACATGATCAAAATCATTTTACATGCTTCACATATCTCAGCATACCCATTAATGCCAAATCAGGCAGAGCTTGAAAATAGATCAGAATTTAGAATAGCCACAGCCCTCATGGaacaagaattttaaagttcTTCTAATGCTTTAAAATTGCTGATATTGTTAATCTCCTGAAAATGTGAACATATTCAAGTAATGTCTGACTTCCATTTGGAAGAACACACTATTTGAAAAATTCAGACTAATTTCAAATTTTAACTATCCTGACCTAAAGTGTCAATGTCCCTTACCCTTGTAATCTGGAAGGTTTTTCTTTGTTGAGTAGTGTGCTTCTCGCTTCAAGTCCCTGttaaatttgaaaatgttttcttagaTACACATAAGAGTTGCAGCCATAAAGGCTATTTTGGAATATCAGGTGTCAGAAAAGACAAGTAAAAATTTGTCTAAAATAATGCATTTGGAGTAAATTCTCATAATTGGAAGTACAAAAGATATTAACTAGAACAATTCTTCAgaattttctgaaaaagaagaacaGTTGTTtatttgggtcttttttttaGTAGCAGtgagttaaaaaaagaaaaatctggtaGTAAAAGGATTTTGAGTTTGTCTTTAGCAGACAATATCTTGTACTTACTGAAATTGGGAAAGTATAACATTTAAAAGCTCTGAGTAGAAAGATGAAACATCTAGGATGAATAGAAAGAGCACCATGGAATGGGTAAGATTATTTAATCTGTAATGTGTGCAGTATTCCCCATGAGCAATATCATGAGGCCATGAACACGGTCTCCATGAACTGAAAAAGAATTACaaaattgattttgtttttaactcCGTTAACTAATTCTGTATTGAGATAAGGAATTTAGTCGATATTTATTCTGGATAAAAGGAGGATTCTGGTTctaatttttttacattaaaaaagatATTATGAAGTTAGTTGGAAGTCCTTTTCTTTACTTCTACTTTGAACAGCTCTTAATATTTCTTCTGTAGTCCTTTATTTCTTATATTGCCTACATTACAATAATTTGTATAAATTTGGTTAAAGGAGATAAAAAATCTAGCTGTTTTGTTAATTTCCTAAATCTTATCCTTTTGGTCTTCCAGATTCTGATAAACAAATTAATGACCACACCACATGACCCTTATGTAACAATCGATGAGTCATTTTGGCCACCTTATATTGAGCTGCTGCTGCGATATGGAATGGTCCTGAGGCACCCAGAAGATCCAAAGAGATTGCGCCTTGAAGCTTTTCACGAGTAGTGTGACGTACACGTGCACTTGTACACAAAACACCACCAGTACTCTTACTTCGGGGCTGGGACATACTTAGGTTTCATAGTAAGCTTTCTTAGCCATCAGTTCTTGTGCTTCAGTTTTATAGCAAGATTTGCATTGTGGAAGATTTTTTAAAGATGCTTAAAGATCTTAAAGATGCTTTTCTAAGATGCCAATTCATGTAATAGACAAAGATGTTTAACagtcctttttaaaaatcatacttTCTGCATTGCTTTTATGGTTTAGATTTTTTAGATTGCTTGAAGTCTTCTCAATTTCCTTTAGTATTTTCTTGTATTCTGTAGAGGCAAAATTCAGAATAACACCACTCCTCCTGTACATGGTCTTGCAAACATCTGGAACTAACAGAGAGGTATCCTCTCAAGAATGTGTTATGCCTTGTTTCTTGGAGCCTTTGCAAACAAATTGATTGGCTTCAAGATAAACACTTAGGAAAGCTGACACATCTTTCTGTGCAAAGTGCAGCAGATGGTGAGTCTGCACCTTTCACTGCATGCTTCCAAAATTGCCCATACTGTGTTATGCTATATTGCCTTACAGTATCTGTCTTCACTTTTTCAGACCTTCTTTATCAAGGTTTTTAA encodes:
- the LOC138102876 gene encoding centromere protein K-like isoform X1, whose translation is MAECLSEIADAGGPVDAKEELLEECESIWKQMEECQRKLMLLGKDTLLQSDAKLSLLMLRWKALTVEHRQWQVQNPEIISTHPDVLLELGKEELQKIKSDLEMVLSTVQLKNKKLQEDLEREQQWCEEQEQILDTYSKAEEEIKTQVEQPSTESLKMRGFDELKNKIIKLKTYKKELLSALGEFLDEHFPPPEKGENTKNKNSSTEPAVELITIHEILEILINKLMTTPHDPYVTIDESFWPPYIELLLRYGMVLRHPEDPKRLRLEAFHE
- the LOC138102876 gene encoding centromere protein K-like isoform X2; this encodes MAECLSEIADAGGPVDAKEELLEECESIWKQMEECQRKLMLLGKDTLLQSDAKLSLLMLRWKALTVEHRQWQVQNPEIISTHPDVLLELGKEELQKIKSDLEMVLSTVQLKNKKLQEDLESLKMRGFDELKNKIIKLKTYKKELLSALGEFLDEHFPPPEKGENTKNKNSSTEPAVELITIHEILEILINKLMTTPHDPYVTIDESFWPPYIELLLRYGMVLRHPEDPKRLRLEAFHE